A single genomic interval of Halorubrum aethiopicum harbors:
- a CDS encoding threonine synthase translates to MAVHSSCYRCGSRYDDEFRVRCDCGEPLWIEPETAAFAWDDRRDRPGMWRYESLLPIDRPNGIARAAGGTPLVRTPGLDDVAGGRVYVKDEGETPTGAYKDRGSAVAVPHAIATGDDVVGTVSYGNMAISTAAHAASLDRECVVFVPEDIPPVRLELIAQYEPIIVRVGGEYGALYEDALDLSDRLPITVLVSDAPTRVSGYKTALFEICESFAPETPDVIALPASSGGFASGVWLGIRELERAGLIDEPPRLCLVQTAASDPITRAFEDGSTDPTPLSPEETGETIARSIGNPDPPSGARALAAVRDTDGAVVSVTDDEIRAAQRRFAVEGGFYVEPASATTLAGVSRLAERGEISAEESVVLVPTGTGFKELGTGGTDVATETVHRTDLADRLESLLPRRED, encoded by the coding sequence ATGGCCGTCCACTCGAGCTGTTACCGCTGTGGAAGCCGGTACGACGACGAGTTCCGCGTCCGGTGTGACTGCGGGGAGCCGCTCTGGATCGAGCCGGAGACGGCGGCGTTCGCGTGGGACGACCGCCGTGACCGACCCGGGATGTGGCGGTACGAGTCGCTGTTGCCGATCGACCGCCCGAACGGTATCGCACGGGCCGCGGGGGGCACGCCGCTCGTCAGAACCCCCGGACTCGACGACGTCGCCGGCGGTCGGGTCTACGTCAAGGACGAGGGAGAAACCCCCACGGGCGCGTACAAGGACCGCGGGAGCGCCGTGGCGGTTCCCCACGCGATCGCCACCGGCGACGACGTCGTCGGCACGGTCTCGTACGGGAACATGGCGATAAGCACCGCCGCCCACGCGGCGAGCCTCGACCGGGAGTGTGTCGTCTTCGTTCCCGAGGACATCCCGCCGGTGCGGCTGGAGCTCATCGCCCAGTACGAGCCGATCATCGTGCGGGTCGGCGGGGAGTACGGCGCGCTGTACGAGGACGCGCTCGACCTGTCGGACCGGCTCCCGATCACCGTCCTCGTGAGCGACGCTCCGACCCGGGTCAGCGGGTACAAGACGGCGCTGTTCGAGATCTGCGAGTCGTTCGCCCCCGAGACGCCCGACGTGATCGCGCTGCCGGCGAGTTCGGGCGGCTTCGCCTCGGGCGTCTGGCTGGGGATCCGCGAACTCGAGCGCGCGGGGCTGATCGACGAGCCGCCGCGCCTGTGTCTCGTTCAGACCGCCGCTTCCGACCCGATAACGCGGGCCTTCGAGGACGGGTCGACGGACCCGACGCCCCTGTCGCCGGAGGAGACCGGCGAGACGATCGCCCGCTCGATCGGCAATCCGGACCCGCCGAGCGGGGCTCGCGCGCTCGCCGCGGTCCGCGACACGGACGGCGCGGTCGTGTCGGTCACCGACGACGAGATACGCGCCGCGCAGCGCCGGTTCGCCGTCGAGGGCGGCTTCTACGTCGAACCGGCGTCCGCGACGACGCTGGCGGGCGTCTCGCGCCTCGCGGAGCGGGGCGAGATCTCCGCCGAGGAGTCGGTCGTGCTCGTCCCGACCGGAACGGGCTTCAAGGAGCTTGGAACCGGCGGCACGGACGTCGCGACCGAGACGGTCCACAGGACGGACCTCGCGGACCGGCTCGAGTCGTTGCTCCCGCGGCGGGAGGACTGA
- the pyrI gene encoding aspartate carbamoyltransferase regulatory subunit: protein MSDHELRVSKIRDGTVIDHVEGGQALNVLAILGIDGSEGLGVSVGMNVPSDRLGRKDLVKVEGRELSQSEVDVLSLIAPEATINIIREFEVVEKNRVTRPDRVVGVLSCPNRNCITNADEPVDTRFEVVADGVRCDYCSTVLRSDIADHIDV from the coding sequence ATGAGCGACCACGAGCTTCGCGTCTCGAAGATCCGCGACGGCACCGTGATCGACCACGTCGAGGGCGGGCAGGCGCTCAACGTCCTCGCGATCCTCGGCATCGACGGCTCCGAGGGGCTCGGCGTCTCCGTCGGGATGAACGTCCCCTCCGACCGGCTCGGCCGGAAGGACCTCGTCAAGGTCGAGGGACGGGAGCTCTCCCAGTCGGAGGTCGACGTCCTGTCGCTCATCGCGCCCGAGGCGACGATCAACATCATCCGCGAGTTCGAGGTCGTAGAGAAGAACCGCGTGACTCGGCCCGACCGCGTCGTCGGCGTCCTCTCGTGTCCCAACCGGAACTGTATCACCAACGCCGACGAGCCGGTCGACACCCGGTTCGAGGTCGTCGCCGACGGCGTCCGCTGTGACTACTGCTCGACGGTGCTGCGGTCCGACATCGCCGACCACATCGACGTCTAG
- the pyrB gene encoding aspartate carbamoyltransferase, with protein MRQDHLITATQLSRDDIEAVLDRAREVAADPEAYAGRHAGTMLALCFFEPSTRTRMSFDSAAQRLGIDTIDMGDVDSSSVSKGESLADTVRVIEGYADSIVLRHPSEGAATLAAEFVDVPVINAGDGAGQHPSQTLLDLHTIRENHGLDDLTVGIMGDLKYGRTVHSLATALTNFDARQHFISPESLRLPRSVRFDLHETGAQVREHDDLEAVLPELDVLYVTRIQKERFPDENEYHRVAGEYRIDADTLDAAPDDLTVMHPLPRVDEIAPDVDDTEHARYFEQAHNGIPVRMALLDTLLENAEADEGMEVDR; from the coding sequence ATGCGTCAGGACCACCTCATCACCGCGACCCAGCTCTCGCGGGATGACATCGAGGCGGTGCTCGATCGGGCCCGCGAGGTCGCCGCCGACCCCGAAGCGTACGCGGGCCGACACGCGGGGACGATGCTCGCGCTCTGTTTCTTCGAGCCGAGCACGCGCACGCGGATGAGCTTCGACTCCGCCGCCCAGCGGCTCGGGATCGACACGATAGACATGGGCGACGTCGACTCCTCGTCGGTCTCGAAGGGCGAGTCGCTCGCGGACACCGTCCGCGTCATCGAGGGGTACGCCGACTCGATCGTGTTGCGACACCCGAGCGAGGGCGCGGCGACGCTCGCCGCGGAGTTCGTCGACGTCCCCGTGATCAACGCCGGCGACGGCGCGGGCCAACACCCCTCCCAGACCCTGCTCGACCTCCACACGATCCGGGAGAACCACGGGCTCGACGACCTCACCGTCGGGATCATGGGCGACCTGAAGTACGGGCGGACGGTCCACTCGCTCGCGACCGCGCTGACCAACTTCGACGCCCGCCAGCACTTCATCAGCCCGGAGTCGCTGCGGCTGCCCCGATCCGTCCGGTTCGACCTCCACGAGACGGGCGCGCAGGTGCGCGAACACGACGACCTGGAGGCGGTCCTCCCCGAGCTCGACGTGCTGTACGTCACCCGCATCCAGAAGGAGCGGTTCCCCGACGAGAACGAGTACCACCGCGTCGCCGGCGAGTACCGGATCGACGCCGACACGCTCGACGCCGCCCCCGACGACCTCACCGTCATGCATCCGCTCCCCCGCGTCGACGAGATCGCCCCCGACGTCGACGACACCGAGCACGCCCGCTACTTCGAACAGGCGCACAACGGGATCCCGGTCCGGATGGCGCTTCTCGATACCTTACTGGAGAACGCCGAGGCGGACGAGGGGATGGAGGTGGACCGATGA
- a CDS encoding acyl-CoA dehydrogenase family protein, whose product MEFRLTDEQRQLREEVRRFADEEIRPVATEHDVEESYPHEVMEKAAEMGLLAPHVPVEYGGVGYSALENAILTEELFAADPGIGLCVSSAGFGAEALMEFGTDEQKERVLPEVTAGDAVMGSAISEPQAGSDVTAVATRARKDGDEWVINGSKMWITNGTVADYFVVVCETDPEVDDRYAGYSQILVEADRDGLTREKITGKLGIRASDTAELRFDDVRVPEENLVGQRGMGFLQLMQFFDETRTAVAAQGVGIARGAAERALAYAEEREQFGRPISDFQAIKHKLAEIHTNAEAARWLTYRSAWAVDNEAGELTALASMAKEFASRVAVDAADEAVQIHGGAGFVNDHDVERLYRDAKITQIYEGTTEIQKNIVARELLDEGF is encoded by the coding sequence CGGCTGACGGACGAGCAACGGCAGCTTCGGGAGGAGGTTCGTCGGTTCGCGGACGAGGAGATCCGGCCGGTCGCGACGGAGCACGACGTCGAGGAGTCGTACCCTCACGAGGTGATGGAGAAGGCCGCGGAGATGGGGCTTCTCGCGCCGCACGTCCCCGTCGAGTACGGCGGCGTCGGCTACTCCGCGCTGGAGAACGCGATCCTCACCGAGGAGCTGTTCGCCGCCGACCCCGGTATCGGCCTCTGCGTCTCCAGCGCCGGGTTCGGCGCGGAGGCGCTGATGGAGTTCGGCACGGACGAACAGAAGGAGCGCGTCCTCCCCGAGGTGACCGCCGGCGACGCGGTGATGGGGTCGGCCATCTCGGAGCCGCAGGCGGGTTCGGACGTCACGGCGGTCGCGACCCGCGCTCGAAAGGACGGCGACGAGTGGGTGATAAACGGTTCGAAGATGTGGATCACGAACGGCACCGTCGCGGACTACTTCGTCGTCGTCTGCGAGACCGATCCGGAGGTCGACGACCGGTACGCGGGGTACTCGCAGATCCTCGTCGAGGCCGACCGCGACGGGCTCACTCGCGAGAAGATCACCGGGAAACTCGGCATCCGCGCGAGCGACACCGCCGAGCTCCGCTTCGACGACGTGCGTGTCCCGGAGGAGAACCTGGTCGGCCAGCGCGGGATGGGATTCCTCCAGCTCATGCAGTTCTTCGACGAGACTCGCACCGCGGTCGCCGCGCAGGGCGTCGGGATCGCCCGCGGCGCGGCCGAGCGCGCCCTGGCGTACGCCGAGGAGCGCGAGCAGTTCGGCCGCCCCATCTCCGACTTCCAGGCGATCAAACACAAGCTCGCGGAGATACACACGAACGCCGAGGCCGCCCGCTGGCTCACCTACCGCTCGGCGTGGGCGGTCGACAACGAGGCCGGCGAGTTGACCGCGCTCGCGTCGATGGCCAAGGAGTTCGCCTCGCGCGTGGCCGTCGACGCCGCCGACGAGGCGGTCCAGATCCACGGCGGGGCCGGCTTCGTCAACGACCACGACGTCGAGCGGCTCTACCGCGACGCGAAGATCACCCAGATATACGAGGGAACCACGGAGATCCAGAAGAACATCGTCGCCCGCGAACTGCTCGACGAGGGGTTCTGA
- a CDS encoding helix-turn-helix domain-containing protein — MKYLRVELRYPPDLIHPIHRLIDESDAVDRDVLLHGTVLDEPDDTFLFYVEGDIDVYTDALRSVDRIREFEVTRIDESGHYVFLTQRRDAVDEATFDPFQRTGVVVVPPIDFRPNGVARLTVIGNGGPLRDALAGLPERIETTVLRIGEYDWRQDLFDPGLTDRQFDALAAAVESGYYESPREATVEEVAERIDASASTASEHLRKAESAVMAAFMDLREVP, encoded by the coding sequence GTGAAGTACCTCCGGGTCGAACTCCGGTACCCGCCGGACCTCATCCATCCGATACATCGGCTCATCGACGAGTCGGACGCGGTCGATCGGGACGTGCTCCTCCACGGGACGGTCCTCGACGAACCCGACGACACCTTCCTGTTCTACGTGGAGGGCGACATCGACGTGTACACCGACGCGCTCCGATCCGTCGACCGGATCCGGGAGTTCGAGGTCACGCGGATCGACGAGAGCGGCCACTACGTCTTTCTCACGCAGCGACGCGACGCGGTCGACGAGGCGACCTTCGACCCGTTCCAGCGGACCGGCGTCGTCGTCGTCCCGCCGATAGACTTCCGGCCGAACGGGGTCGCGCGCCTGACCGTCATCGGGAACGGCGGACCGTTGCGCGACGCGCTCGCGGGGCTCCCGGAGCGGATCGAGACCACCGTGCTCCGGATCGGCGAGTACGACTGGCGACAGGACCTCTTCGATCCGGGGCTGACCGACCGGCAGTTCGACGCGCTGGCGGCCGCAGTCGAGAGCGGGTACTACGAGTCCCCGCGGGAGGCGACCGTGGAGGAGGTGGCAGAGCGGATCGACGCCTCCGCCAGCACCGCCTCGGAACACCTCCGGAAGGCGGAGTCCGCCGTGATGGCCGCGTTCATGGATCTGCGCGAGGTGCCGTGA
- a CDS encoding class I SAM-dependent methyltransferase produces the protein MVLEPSEFFGNHAEEFDEANRLDELPDAFRSLLEAFEAELNGGAILDAGCGPGRDTEYFHTNGYDPIGIDISRPMIERARRTRPGIYQQMDIRHLAFDTDRFDGVWCPASIYFLPPVEMEAALREFRRVLTQGGVLHVGFKLGDGEDTQDRWDDSVTEYHLDEDTAETYVESNSFTIIETRTHSLPDRTFKSVLCRSECTTAAE, from the coding sequence ATGGTGCTGGAGCCCAGCGAATTCTTCGGGAACCACGCGGAGGAATTTGACGAGGCAAATAGACTCGACGAACTCCCCGACGCTTTCCGAAGCCTGCTGGAGGCCTTCGAAGCAGAACTCAACGGCGGAGCGATCCTCGACGCCGGCTGCGGCCCCGGACGAGATACCGAATACTTCCACACGAACGGCTACGATCCGATCGGCATCGACATCTCAAGGCCGATGATCGAGCGTGCCCGTCGAACTCGCCCGGGTATCTACCAACAGATGGACATTCGCCACCTTGCGTTCGATACAGACCGTTTCGACGGCGTCTGGTGCCCGGCCTCGATCTACTTTCTTCCCCCTGTCGAGATGGAGGCCGCCCTTCGTGAGTTTCGGCGTGTACTCACGCAGGGAGGTGTTCTCCACGTCGGTTTCAAACTCGGTGACGGAGAAGACACCCAAGACCGATGGGACGACTCGGTCACCGAGTATCATCTCGACGAAGATACGGCAGAGACCTATGTCGAATCGAATAGCTTCACGATCATAGAGACACGAACTCATTCCCTCCCTGACCGAACGTTTAAAAGCGT
- a CDS encoding DNA adenine methylase gives MPDAVFPYPGGKSRFASWILEQVPEHVCFVEVFGGAAGVLANKDPDTSDVEVYNDRDGDLVQFFEVLRDRSEELIEWLDRTPYSRELHDEWAHKFFHGYRPSDPIERAGQFFYLRYTQWGGKYDGFAGLEGDWICSYEDLPECFEDVYVLDRDEKRFINSGKRGSAKDAKERLVMNFDPEKV, from the coding sequence ATGCCCGACGCCGTCTTTCCCTACCCGGGCGGGAAGAGCCGCTTCGCGTCGTGGATCCTCGAGCAGGTTCCCGAACATGTCTGCTTCGTGGAAGTGTTCGGGGGCGCGGCCGGCGTCCTCGCGAACAAGGACCCGGACACGAGCGACGTCGAGGTGTACAACGACCGCGACGGCGATCTGGTCCAGTTCTTCGAGGTCCTCCGCGATCGCTCCGAGGAGCTGATCGAGTGGCTCGACCGGACGCCGTACTCGCGCGAGCTCCACGACGAGTGGGCGCACAAGTTCTTCCACGGCTACCGGCCGAGCGACCCGATCGAGCGTGCCGGCCAGTTCTTCTACCTCCGGTATACGCAGTGGGGCGGGAAGTACGACGGGTTCGCGGGGTTGGAGGGCGACTGGATCTGCTCGTACGAGGACCTGCCAGAGTGCTTCGAGGACGTGTACGTGCTCGACCGCGACGAGAAGCGGTTCATCAACAGCGGAAAGCGCGGGTCGGCGAAGGACGCGAAAGAGCGGCTCGTGATGAACTTCGATCCGGAGAAAGTCTAA
- a CDS encoding NADH-quinone oxidoreductase subunit D — protein MSTDAPIERGRADAETDPFSPIRELITARETHLNAPAARIRPDAVQEALATLKAEAGYDHLACVTAQEYANRYETIYHLRSFDDPTREASVVVPADKDRPVSESGEAVFRTADWHEREAYDLIGIEYDDHPDLRRILLPETWQGHPLSMDYDEDRPQIVTLSENEPVEPGSSTATGSDTMLLNVGPHHPATHGVLHLQVTLDGEDVVGVEPDIGYIHRCEEQMAQSGTYRHQIMPYPDRWDWGGGGLLNEWAYARAAEDLADVDVPEYAQVIRTMSAEFSRILSHMLAMGAYALDVIGDFTATFMYAIQERERVQEILEDLTGQRLMFNYFRLGGVVWDLPQPRGEFLSEIREFLDGLPRRLEEYHDLLTRNEILQLRTIDTGVLPPEVAKDYGCTGPVLRGSGVDYDLRRDDPYGYYDELDWDVVTEDGCDNYSRLLVRMREVEESAKIIEQCVDLLEDWPEEERNIQANVPRTLRPDDDTEIYRAVEAAKGELGIYIRADGTDEPARFKIRGPSFSNLQALPEMADGEAIPDLIASLGSLDTIMGEVDR, from the coding sequence ATGTCGACCGACGCGCCGATCGAACGCGGGCGAGCCGACGCGGAGACGGACCCCTTCTCGCCGATCCGGGAGCTGATCACGGCACGCGAGACGCACTTGAACGCCCCCGCCGCCCGGATCCGGCCGGACGCCGTCCAGGAGGCGCTCGCGACGCTGAAAGCGGAGGCCGGCTACGACCACCTCGCCTGCGTGACTGCCCAGGAGTACGCGAACCGCTACGAGACGATCTACCACCTGCGTTCCTTCGACGACCCGACGCGGGAGGCGAGCGTCGTCGTCCCCGCGGACAAGGATCGGCCGGTCTCGGAGTCGGGCGAGGCGGTCTTCCGCACGGCGGACTGGCACGAGCGGGAGGCGTACGACCTGATCGGGATCGAGTACGACGACCATCCCGACCTCCGGCGGATCCTGTTGCCCGAGACGTGGCAGGGCCACCCGCTGTCGATGGACTACGACGAGGACCGCCCGCAGATCGTCACGCTCTCGGAGAACGAGCCCGTCGAACCCGGATCGTCGACGGCGACCGGGAGCGACACGATGCTCCTCAACGTCGGGCCGCACCACCCGGCGACCCACGGCGTCCTCCACCTCCAGGTCACGCTCGACGGGGAGGACGTGGTCGGCGTGGAGCCGGACATCGGCTACATCCACCGCTGTGAAGAGCAGATGGCCCAGTCGGGGACCTACCGCCACCAGATCATGCCGTACCCCGACCGCTGGGACTGGGGCGGCGGCGGCCTGCTCAACGAGTGGGCGTACGCGCGGGCGGCAGAGGACCTCGCGGACGTCGACGTCCCCGAGTACGCGCAGGTGATCCGGACGATGAGCGCGGAGTTCAGCCGGATCCTCTCACACATGCTGGCGATGGGGGCGTACGCGCTCGACGTGATCGGCGACTTCACCGCGACGTTCATGTACGCCATCCAGGAGCGCGAGCGCGTCCAGGAGATACTCGAGGACCTGACGGGCCAGCGGCTGATGTTCAACTACTTCCGGCTCGGCGGCGTCGTCTGGGACCTCCCCCAACCCCGCGGCGAGTTCCTCTCGGAGATCCGCGAGTTCCTCGACGGCCTCCCGCGGCGACTGGAGGAGTACCACGACCTGCTCACCCGCAACGAGATCCTCCAGCTGCGGACGATCGACACCGGAGTCCTCCCGCCGGAGGTCGCGAAGGACTACGGCTGTACGGGACCGGTGCTCCGGGGTTCGGGGGTCGACTACGACCTGCGTCGCGACGATCCATACGGATACTACGACGAGCTCGACTGGGACGTGGTGACCGAGGACGGCTGTGACAACTACTCGCGGCTGTTGGTCCGGATGCGCGAGGTCGAGGAATCCGCGAAGATCATCGAGCAGTGCGTCGACCTCCTCGAGGACTGGCCCGAGGAGGAGCGCAACATCCAGGCCAACGTCCCGCGGACGCTCCGGCCCGACGACGACACCGAGATCTACCGCGCGGTCGAGGCCGCCAAGGGCGAACTCGGCATCTACATCCGCGCGGACGGCACCGACGAGCCCGCCCGCTTCAAGATCCGCGGTCCCTCCTTCTCGAACCTCCAGGCGCTCCCCGAGATGGCCGACGGCGAGGCGATCCCGGACCTGATCGCCTCGCTCGGGAGCCTGGACACGATCATGGGGGAGGTCGATCGGTGA
- a CDS encoding sensor histidine kinase yields MDDDAGDDAEERLKRQRNDLRLLNQVMRHDIRNDLQLIGAYAELLEEHVDEEGEAYLDIIRENTQSAVDLTATVRDLAEVMLRDEVETGRVPLDRILSQQVEEVRSAYSTAVFTVEGSFPSVEVVADEMLSSVFRNLLRNAVQHNDETPPKVEVSAAVVGDGDGGNGDEHVEVRVADNGPGIPEGQREEIFGKGEKGLDSPGAGIGLYLVRSLVESYGGDVWVEDNEPKGAVFVVELRLAA; encoded by the coding sequence ATGGACGACGACGCCGGCGACGACGCCGAAGAGCGGCTCAAACGACAGCGGAACGATCTCCGGCTACTGAATCAGGTGATGCGTCACGACATCCGCAACGACCTCCAGCTGATCGGCGCGTACGCGGAGCTCCTCGAGGAGCACGTCGACGAGGAGGGGGAGGCGTATCTCGACATCATCAGAGAGAACACGCAGAGCGCGGTCGACCTGACCGCGACGGTGCGGGACCTCGCGGAGGTCATGCTCAGGGACGAGGTGGAGACCGGTCGCGTCCCCCTCGACCGGATCCTCTCTCAACAGGTCGAGGAGGTCCGTTCGGCGTACTCGACGGCGGTGTTCACCGTCGAGGGGTCGTTCCCGAGCGTGGAGGTCGTCGCCGACGAGATGTTGAGTTCCGTCTTCCGGAACCTCCTGCGGAACGCGGTCCAACACAACGACGAGACGCCGCCGAAGGTCGAGGTCTCCGCGGCCGTCGTCGGCGACGGCGACGGCGGCAACGGTGACGAGCACGTGGAGGTGCGCGTCGCCGACAACGGGCCGGGGATCCCCGAGGGCCAGCGCGAGGAGATATTCGGGAAAGGCGAGAAGGGTCTCGACAGTCCGGGCGCGGGGATCGGCCTCTACCTCGTCCGGTCGCTCGTCGAGAGCTACGGCGGGGACGTCTGGGTCGAGGACAACGAGCCGAAGGGGGCAGTCTTCGTCGTCGAACTCCGCCTTGCGGCGTGA
- the msrB gene encoding peptide-methionine (R)-S-oxide reductase MsrB translates to MSDTDAASTDADDPADLTDEEWRERLSEEEYRVLRESGTEARFSGEYVDHLPEDGEYRCAACGEVLFDAETKYESGCGWPAFYAAEEDSVTTTLDTSHGMRRTEVRCASCDSHLGHVFDDGPEPTGKRFCINSVAMEYGEE, encoded by the coding sequence ATGAGCGACACCGACGCGGCGTCGACCGACGCGGACGATCCCGCCGATCTGACCGACGAGGAGTGGCGCGAACGACTCTCCGAGGAGGAGTACCGCGTGCTTCGCGAGAGCGGCACCGAGGCGCGCTTCTCGGGCGAGTACGTCGACCACCTCCCCGAGGACGGCGAGTACCGCTGTGCGGCCTGCGGCGAGGTCCTCTTCGACGCCGAGACGAAGTACGAGTCCGGCTGCGGCTGGCCGGCCTTCTACGCCGCCGAGGAGGACTCCGTGACGACGACGCTCGACACCAGCCACGGGATGCGCCGCACCGAGGTCCGCTGTGCCTCGTGCGACTCCCACCTCGGGCACGTCTTCGACGACGGGCCGGAGCCGACCGGCAAGCGGTTCTGTATCAACTCCGTCGCGATGGAGTACGGGGAGGAGTGA
- a CDS encoding ThuA domain-containing protein, with protein sequence MARVTVWNEFRHERESDDVAEVYPDGIHAVLAEVFEAAGHEVRTATLDEGPDHGLTETVLDDTDVLTWWGHAAHDEVRDEVVDRVHERVLDGMGLLVLHSAHHSKIFKRLMGTSCSLKWREAAETERLWTVEPGHPIADGIGEYVELEETEMYGERFDIPQPDSLVFTSWFAGGEVFRSGCCYRRGNGRVFYFRPGHETYPIYHDDDVRQVLRNAVEWAAPGDGPTPEFGNADPIEEIDTSDDRTVH encoded by the coding sequence ATGGCACGCGTCACGGTCTGGAACGAGTTCCGTCACGAGCGCGAGAGCGACGACGTCGCGGAGGTCTACCCCGACGGGATCCACGCGGTTCTCGCCGAAGTGTTCGAGGCGGCCGGCCACGAGGTCCGGACCGCCACCCTGGACGAGGGCCCGGACCACGGGCTCACGGAGACGGTCCTCGACGACACCGACGTGCTCACGTGGTGGGGCCACGCCGCCCACGACGAGGTCCGCGACGAGGTCGTCGACCGCGTTCACGAGCGCGTCCTCGACGGGATGGGACTCCTCGTGCTCCATTCGGCGCACCACTCGAAGATCTTCAAGCGACTGATGGGCACGAGCTGCTCGCTCAAGTGGCGCGAGGCGGCCGAGACGGAGCGGCTGTGGACGGTCGAGCCCGGTCACCCGATCGCCGACGGGATCGGCGAGTACGTCGAACTCGAGGAGACGGAGATGTACGGCGAGCGGTTCGACATCCCGCAGCCCGATTCGCTCGTGTTCACGTCCTGGTTCGCCGGCGGCGAGGTGTTCCGCTCCGGCTGCTGTTACCGGCGCGGGAACGGTCGGGTGTTCTACTTCCGGCCGGGCCACGAGACGTACCCGATCTACCACGACGACGACGTTCGGCAGGTGCTCCGGAACGCGGTCGAGTGGGCGGCCCCGGGCGACGGACCGACGCCCGAGTTCGGGAACGCCGACCCGATCGAGGAGATCGACACGAGCGACGACCGCACGGTCCACTGA